A region of Halalkaliarchaeum desulfuricum DNA encodes the following proteins:
- a CDS encoding GTP cyclohydrolase IIa, with protein MFMVQVTVLQLDNYGPWTVTPNPRRETDLQALQARLYADLCQQFGLLGGYVFYGRFDNLIAFTDGISKREHGRIQQSIDNLYPVSVSMSIGRGNTPKQAVEIASANLQEQGSSQDADRSEVLVEDEIDELHTTAVGVAHFDVVDVTDKITDEENAYEACLSMESVYSDLMRRMYADYDALSFFVGGDNIISVTPKLSDSALDEVIVKTKQNTNVQLQVGYGLGDTPSEAGMQAKHNLELCREKGTVIERDRAVVERSSAD; from the coding sequence ATATTCATGGTACAAGTCACGGTACTACAGCTCGATAACTACGGTCCCTGGACCGTTACCCCGAACCCCCGCCGTGAAACGGATCTACAGGCGCTACAGGCCCGACTCTACGCGGACCTGTGTCAGCAGTTCGGTCTTTTGGGCGGCTACGTTTTTTACGGGCGGTTCGATAACCTGATCGCGTTTACCGACGGGATCTCGAAGCGAGAGCACGGGCGCATACAACAGTCGATCGACAATCTGTATCCGGTTTCGGTAAGCATGTCGATCGGGAGAGGGAATACACCCAAACAGGCGGTCGAGATCGCGTCGGCGAACCTCCAGGAACAGGGAAGCTCTCAAGACGCCGACCGGTCGGAAGTGCTCGTAGAAGACGAGATTGACGAGTTGCACACGACCGCTGTCGGTGTTGCCCATTTCGACGTGGTCGACGTTACTGACAAAATCACTGACGAAGAGAACGCATACGAGGCGTGCCTGTCGATGGAATCGGTTTACTCCGACCTGATGCGGAGGATGTACGCCGATTACGATGCTCTTTCGTTCTTTGTCGGGGGGGACAACATCATCTCCGTAACGCCGAAACTGAGCGACTCGGCTCTCGACGAAGTGATTGTAAAGACGAAGCAGAACACGAACGTCCAGCTTCAGGTGGGATACGGTCTCGGTGACACCCCCTCCGAGGCGGGAATGCAGGCGAAGCACAATCTGGAACTGTGTCGGGAGAAGGGAACGGTCATCGAGCGAGACAGGGCGGTCGTCGAGCGCTCCAGCGCGGACTGA
- the cofC gene encoding 2-phospho-L-lactate guanylyltransferase: MKILIPFDGRNPKTRLSQTLSPEERSEFSAAMLEDVLDAIPSDSLDPEVVTTEPFDRDPGVETSTSSEPLNSVVNSYIDSTVPVAVVMADLPLIRTEQVERLLETPGDVVLAPGIGGGTNALVVRNQSFSVDYHGVSVRDHQRIARNRGLSTTKVDSYRLGLDVDEPSDLIEVLLHSSGRAADWLESNGFEIVEPGGRPTVARESD, from the coding sequence ATGAAAATCCTCATTCCTTTCGACGGGCGTAACCCGAAAACCCGTCTTTCACAGACACTCTCTCCGGAGGAGCGATCGGAGTTCTCTGCGGCCATGCTCGAGGACGTGTTGGATGCGATCCCGTCCGATTCGCTGGATCCGGAAGTCGTGACGACAGAACCGTTCGATCGTGATCCGGGCGTGGAAACCTCGACCAGCAGCGAACCGCTGAATTCGGTCGTGAACAGCTACATTGACTCGACAGTTCCGGTGGCTGTGGTGATGGCAGATCTCCCGTTGATCCGGACCGAACAGGTCGAGCGTCTGCTCGAAACGCCTGGCGACGTGGTTCTGGCGCCCGGAATCGGCGGTGGGACCAACGCACTGGTCGTTCGAAACCAGTCGTTTTCTGTCGACTATCACGGCGTGTCCGTTCGTGACCACCAACGGATAGCTCGCAACCGGGGACTCTCTACTACCAAAGTCGATTCGTACCGACTGGGTCTCGACGTCGACGAGCCCTCGGATCTCATCGAGGTTCTCCTCCACAGTTCGGGACGTGCCGCCGACTGGCTCGAATCGAACGGGTTCGAAATAGTCGAGCCGGGTGGCCGACCAACCGTCGCTCGCGAATCAGACTGA
- a CDS encoding MFS transporter — protein sequence MVDSDTVSETSDGVPWTSPRLQTILASSLIGVMGVSLLSPVLPALRTTFMITDAQVGLIITIYTLPGIFLTPFVGLVADRLGRRRTLIPLLFLFGIAGAAIAGATTFRQVLGLRFLQGIGASALIPLAVTLIGDYYSGNRQQTIIGLNSSVIGTGAGLFPLIGGVLAAIRWNVPFLFFAVGILVGLVAVFVLEEPSFARPKDFRTYIENTREILLMPAAFGIYLADIAVFFLFYGGVLTAIPLLLTDEYGVVEPYLGLILSIVSFTNAAVASQFGRVEQRFSIPLLVAFGFVLFGISFLGVGIVTSPFQVALLLVVFGAGFGLVMPALNAAVVTLTTAQTRASMAGVQTSMLRIGQTVGPVAFTVLAGTMFVTPVVGYRVILPAFGALSIVGGIVGWVVVLYRRSGLPRGFGRDN from the coding sequence ATGGTGGATAGCGACACCGTTTCCGAGACGTCGGACGGGGTCCCCTGGACTTCCCCCCGCCTACAGACAATTCTTGCAAGCTCACTCATCGGGGTGATGGGCGTCTCGCTGCTCAGTCCAGTTCTTCCCGCGCTGCGAACGACGTTCATGATCACCGACGCGCAGGTCGGGCTCATCATCACGATCTACACCCTTCCGGGGATTTTCCTGACGCCGTTTGTCGGCCTCGTGGCCGATCGGCTCGGAAGACGGCGGACCCTGATTCCCCTCCTGTTTCTGTTCGGAATCGCCGGTGCCGCCATCGCCGGAGCGACGACGTTTCGGCAGGTGCTGGGGTTACGGTTCCTGCAGGGAATCGGGGCGAGTGCGCTCATTCCGCTTGCAGTGACGTTGATCGGCGATTACTATTCCGGGAACAGACAACAGACGATAATCGGTCTCAACAGCAGCGTCATCGGTACCGGGGCAGGGCTATTTCCCCTCATCGGTGGGGTGCTCGCGGCGATTCGCTGGAACGTTCCGTTCCTGTTTTTTGCTGTGGGTATTCTGGTCGGCCTCGTGGCAGTGTTCGTTCTCGAGGAACCGTCCTTCGCCCGTCCGAAGGATTTCCGGACCTACATCGAGAACACGCGCGAGATCCTGCTTATGCCGGCCGCGTTCGGCATCTACCTCGCCGACATCGCGGTGTTTTTCCTGTTTTATGGTGGCGTCCTCACCGCCATCCCGCTGTTGCTCACCGACGAGTACGGCGTCGTCGAACCGTATCTCGGGTTGATCCTGTCCATCGTTTCCTTCACAAACGCGGCGGTGGCCTCCCAGTTCGGCCGCGTCGAGCAACGGTTCAGTATTCCCCTCCTCGTTGCGTTCGGGTTCGTGCTGTTCGGGATCTCGTTTTTGGGTGTCGGAATCGTTACCTCTCCATTCCAGGTCGCACTACTTTTGGTCGTGTTCGGAGCCGGATTCGGCCTCGTTATGCCGGCGTTGAACGCTGCAGTCGTCACCTTGACGACGGCTCAGACGCGGGCGAGTATGGCGGGGGTTCAGACGAGCATGCTCCGCATCGGACAGACAGTCGGCCCCGTCGCCTTTACCGTCCTCGCCGGGACAATGTTCGTCACGCCTGTCGTCGGCTATCGTGTCATTCTACCGGCCTTCGGGGCGCTCTCGATCGTCGGCGGTATCGTCGGTTGGGTCGTCGTGCTCTACAGACGGTCTGGCCTCCCCAGAGGCTTTGGACGAGATAATTGA
- a CDS encoding IclR family transcriptional regulator, which translates to MTRNGIQAIDRMFDIIEHIQYVEGAGVSTLAEDLNMAKSTIHSHLSTLERRGYVVKDDDNQYHLGLRFFALGATVRQKRTIYHHVQPLLEEIAEETNESVNYVVETDGKMVFAGIGRGKEGIRTDIHVGFCTDLHTTPEGKLLLAFLPEERRDEILDGLEFPLENRVGRASFLAELEQIREDGIAHGNVSIVDDVGTVAAPIVDNQGQFHGGIVVPVPALRFDQDRVEEIAEILRYKIGKLNINISYQDMNYRIESDLKTR; encoded by the coding sequence ATGACCCGAAACGGAATACAGGCGATCGATCGAATGTTCGATATCATCGAACACATTCAATACGTCGAGGGGGCAGGGGTATCGACATTGGCCGAGGACCTGAATATGGCAAAGAGCACAATTCACTCTCATCTTTCGACGCTCGAACGCCGAGGGTACGTTGTCAAGGACGATGACAATCAATACCATCTCGGACTCCGTTTTTTCGCTCTCGGTGCGACCGTACGACAAAAACGTACCATCTATCATCACGTGCAACCGCTTTTAGAGGAAATCGCCGAGGAGACGAACGAAAGCGTCAACTACGTCGTCGAAACTGACGGAAAGATGGTCTTTGCGGGTATCGGGCGAGGGAAAGAGGGAATCCGCACCGACATCCACGTGGGCTTTTGTACGGATCTCCACACGACCCCTGAAGGAAAACTGCTCCTCGCATTCCTCCCTGAAGAACGTCGAGACGAAATACTCGACGGACTCGAGTTTCCGCTGGAAAACAGGGTCGGCCGTGCCTCGTTTTTGGCCGAGCTCGAACAGATCCGTGAGGATGGAATCGCACATGGGAACGTATCAATTGTTGATGACGTAGGGACAGTCGCAGCCCCGATAGTAGACAACCAGGGGCAGTTCCATGGAGGAATCGTCGTTCCCGTTCCGGCGCTTCGGTTCGACCAAGACCGCGTCGAGGAGATTGCAGAAATCCTCAGATACAAGATCGGCAAGTTGAACATCAACATCAGCTACCAGGATATGAATTACCGCATCGAAAGCGACCTGAAAACTCGGTAA
- a CDS encoding DUF1638 domain-containing protein, which yields MLGIVACETLYDELGRLAPDASIEFVPQWYHEFPIHAPESQRIHDQVQESIDTLEEEGVDDILVLYHDPAGVAGVSSSEVPLFVYWGGDCIELFLIDRPRGPHGERKSAGTYYLTRGWIDVGLDCFKVYSAYAGEYDGLVRRFEEAQENHPDMWVNWPHSERVQEAATRSERMQTPPEALVRDVVSCYHHVVLLDTGNLYPFHREYAESFRQFVIGVGGDDSAAASASLSVSEADLSRLERILGEPESVREVERYDPGEPVSEPGPSPILSEPSGE from the coding sequence ATGCTCGGCATCGTCGCCTGTGAAACGCTGTACGATGAACTAGGCCGCCTGGCACCCGACGCGTCGATCGAATTCGTCCCGCAGTGGTACCACGAGTTCCCGATCCACGCACCAGAATCTCAACGGATACACGATCAGGTTCAAGAGAGTATCGACACACTGGAGGAAGAGGGCGTCGACGACATCCTCGTCCTGTATCACGACCCTGCGGGCGTCGCTGGCGTGAGCAGTTCCGAGGTTCCGTTGTTCGTCTATTGGGGAGGAGATTGCATCGAACTATTTCTCATCGACCGACCCAGGGGCCCCCACGGGGAACGGAAGTCCGCCGGTACTTACTACCTCACCCGGGGCTGGATCGACGTCGGGCTGGACTGTTTCAAAGTGTATAGCGCCTACGCGGGAGAGTACGACGGGCTGGTTCGCCGGTTCGAGGAGGCACAGGAGAACCATCCCGACATGTGGGTAAACTGGCCTCACAGTGAACGAGTCCAGGAGGCTGCAACGCGGAGCGAACGAATGCAAACCCCGCCGGAAGCGCTCGTCCGCGACGTGGTCAGCTGCTATCACCACGTCGTCCTCCTGGACACCGGAAACCTGTATCCCTTCCACCGGGAGTACGCCGAGTCCTTCCGGCAGTTTGTAATCGGGGTAGGCGGCGACGACTCGGCCGCAGCCAGCGCGTCGCTTTCGGTCTCCGAGGCCGATCTCTCTCGGCTCGAACGGATCCTCGGCGAACCTGAAAGCGTTCGGGAGGTCGAACGGTACGACCCTGGAGAACCTGTCTCCGAACCCGGTCCGTCACCCATACTATCGGAACCGTCCGGGGAGTGA
- a CDS encoding cobalamin B12-binding domain-containing protein encodes MSDEFVQALAELEEEKAVQMAEERLEAGEDPLDILDDLKKGMAIVGDRYEAEDYFIPDLMYAGDIIEQISESLQTEMPDADEDDAAGVVVLGTVKDDIHDIGKDLVYFMFDLNGFIVHDLGIDVPVQDFVDAVEEHDPDIVALSGFLTAAFDSMKETVDALEETGLLEESDGEGLREGTKVMIGGGQITDDVCEHVGADGYETDAPGGVNLAKEWLGAET; translated from the coding sequence ATGTCAGATGAATTTGTCCAGGCGTTGGCCGAGTTAGAGGAGGAAAAAGCAGTACAGATGGCCGAAGAGCGGCTGGAGGCCGGCGAGGACCCCCTCGACATCCTCGACGACCTCAAGAAGGGAATGGCGATCGTCGGCGATCGGTACGAGGCCGAAGACTACTTTATTCCGGACCTTATGTACGCCGGTGACATCATCGAGCAGATCTCCGAGAGCCTCCAGACGGAGATGCCCGACGCCGACGAGGACGACGCTGCAGGGGTCGTCGTACTGGGAACGGTAAAAGACGACATCCACGACATCGGGAAGGATCTGGTGTATTTCATGTTCGATCTGAACGGGTTCATCGTCCACGACCTCGGGATCGACGTACCCGTTCAGGACTTCGTCGACGCCGTCGAGGAACACGATCCGGATATCGTCGCCCTGAGCGGCTTCCTGACCGCGGCGTTCGACTCGATGAAAGAGACCGTCGACGCTCTCGAGGAGACGGGTCTCCTCGAAGAGTCCGACGGGGAGGGACTCCGGGAGGGAACGAAAGTGATGATCGGCGGCGGGCAGATCACCGACGACGTCTGCGAACACGTGGGCGCCGACGGATACGAGACCGACGCACCCGGCGGCGTCAACCTGGCGAAAGAGTGGCTCGGAGCGGAAACGTAG